Proteins from one Numenius arquata unplaced genomic scaffold, bNumArq3.hap1.1 HAP1_SCAFFOLD_49, whole genome shotgun sequence genomic window:
- the LOC141478476 gene encoding olfactory receptor 14C36-like: MPNSSSITQFLLLAFTDTRELQLLHFGLFLGIYLAALLGNSLIITAIACDHHLHTPMYFFLLNLSVIDLGSISTTVPKAMANSLFDTRAITYWGCASQVFSLVFFTGAEYSLLTVMSYDRYVAICQPLHYGTLLGSRACVHMAAAAWGSGFLTALLHTANTFSLPLCQGNVLDQFFCEIPQILKLSCSHSYLREVGLLVVSVCLGFGCFVFIVVSYVQIFRAVLRIPSEQGRHKAFSTCLPHLAVVSLFLSTAVFAHLKPPSISSPSLNLCVSFQYSVVAPVLNPLIYSMRNQELKDAIKKVIPWTFLNNEKIIPSLHT, encoded by the coding sequence atgcccaacagcagctccatcacccagttcctcctcctggcattcacagacacacgggagctgcagctcttgcacttcgggctcttcctgggcatctacctggctgccctcctgggaaactcactcatcatcaccgccatcgcctgtgaccaccacctccacacccccatgtacttcttcctcctcaacctctctgtcattgacctgggatccatctctaccactgtccccaaagccatggccaattccctgtttgacaccagggccatcacctactggggatgtgcttcACAAGTCTTCTCTTTGGTCTTCTTCActggtgcagagtactcccttctcacagtcatgtcctatgaccgctacgttgccatctgccaacccctgcactacgggaccctcctgggcagcagagcttgtgtccacatggcagcagctgcctggggcagtgggtttctcactgctctcctgcacacggccaatacattttccctacccctctgccagggcaatgtcctggaccagttcttctgtgaaatcccccagatcctcaagctctcctgctcacactcctacctcagggaagttgggcttcttgtggtcagtgtctgtttaggctttgggtgttttgtgttcattgtggtgtcctatgtgcagatcttcagggccgtgctgaggatcccctctgagcaggggcggcacaaagccttttccacgtgcctccctcacctggccgtggtctccctgtttctcagcactgcagtgtttgcccacctgaagcccccctccatctcctccccatccctgaaccTGTGTGTGTCATTTCAGTACTCAGTGGTGGCTCCAgtactgaaccccctcatctacagcatgaggaaccaggagctcaaggatgccatcaAAAAAGTGATTCCATGGACATTTTTgaacaatgaaaaaattattccctCCCTCCACACTTGA